Proteins co-encoded in one Pseudoliparis swirei isolate HS2019 ecotype Mariana Trench chromosome 7, NWPU_hadal_v1, whole genome shotgun sequence genomic window:
- the npc1l1 gene encoding NPC1-like intracellular cholesterol transporter 1, translating to MFRVAALITFLSFVVLTEAQHEPGYCAFYDECGCNPTVSGSLLPPIVPCYDYSRARALSGEHYRKLIGVCPILDKGESNTFACCSMKQLLSLELSLAMSKALLMRCPICADNFAHLHCINTCSPNQSQTVNVTKVMNVTTGNITREAVISYQAFLSDTFAYGSFQSCKNVRIPATGGFAIATMCGRYGAKLCNPQHWYDFQGDSSNGLAPLDIDFQLIKEGDTEGLPEGVIPYSGRALMCNETTPSGGQACSCQDCQESCPRMPPLPLPPGPFRLLGTDGFLVISIILLCLLLYAFIFYLFVAYFVRTWKRKEAEKGKGKSKDQNSNDVTQQVIDPSEVTCVDRNSLAAQAFLSSEFRHWGTLMATYPLTVLLLSAVVVAVFSAGLKSIELTTDPVELWSSPNSRARQEKDFHDTHFDPFFRTNQLILTAPDRKGHIYDSLLFGLQNFSGLVSKDLIIELLQLQTQIQNIEFWSEDLNRTASLKDVCFAPLNPSNPSLTDCAVNSLPQYFQNSLKNIDAKVNMTELGVTKEVDWRDHVIYCLNSPLSFQDITDLRMSCMADYGAPVFSFLAVGGYENDDFTNAEAFILTFSLNNYARDKPKFKVAMQWETEFLKIVQAYQKNPAAKFTFAYMAERSLEDEINRTTAEDIPIFMISYAVIFVYISVALGEYTSWKRILVDSKFLVGLGGIMVVGCSVLASMGFYSWIGIPSSLIILQVVPFLVLAVGADNIFIFVLEYQRDMRKHGETREEQIGRVLGNVAPSMLLCSLSETICFFLGALSTMPAVKTFALYAALAVLMDFLLQMTAFVALLSLDTRRQDNNRCELLCCVTVSTQHPNKPNEGILLPLMRRYYAPVLLHRYTRIIVMVVFIFMFCGSVFLMFNVTVGLDQELAMPQGSYMLDYFQYLYKYFEVGVPVYFVTKKGFNFTTVEGMNGVCSSVGCDQFSLTQKIQYATNHPELSYLAIPANSWVDDFIDWLNPGSRCCRLYSFGPNAGNFCPASESAPFLCTTKCVDAPPDGVLRPTVEDFNRFLPNFLGNRPGLKCPKGGLGAYNKAVVTDQSGEIIATRFMAYHTPLSNSQEFTAALLKARELAHNITMGMRQIPGTSPDFEVFPYTVTNVFYEQYLTIVPEGLFIISLCLMPTFVVCCLLLGLDLRSGLLNLFTIIMITVDTVGVMTLWGIDYNAVALINLVTAVGISVEFVSHITRSFALCTKTTHVERAMEATANMGSAVIAGVAMTNLPGILVLAFAKAQLIQIFFFRLNLVITLLGMAHGLVFLPVLLSYFGPGVNKALLLQLQQEKAKANRELELRHNMRQIYDNLGYESNELKLDSDSNSTKAPTDTCIPAQMMENQQEEGEERIDRF from the exons GTGTGTCCCATCCTGGACAAAGGAGAGAGCAACACTTTCGCCTGCTGCTCCATGAAACAGCTTTTGTCCCTGGAATTGAGTCTGGCCATGTCCAAGGCCTTGCTGATGCGCTGCCCCATCTGTGCGGACAACTTTGCCCACCTGCACTGCATCAACACCTGCAGCCCCAACCAGAGCCAGACAGTAAACGTCACAAAGGTGATGAACGTCACCACCGGAAACATAACGAGGGAGGCCGTGATCTCTTACCAGGCGTTCTTAAGCGACACCTTCGCATATGGCTCCTTCCAGTCGTGCAAAAATGTCCGGATCCCCGCCACAGGAGGCTTTGCCATTGCCACCATGTGTGGTCGGTATGGCGCCAAGTTGTGCAACCCCCAGCACTGGTATGACTTCCAGGGAGACTCCAGTAACGGCCTGGCTCCACTGGACATCGACTTTCAACTGATAAAAGAGGGAGATACCGAGGGACTTCCCGAGGGCGTGATTCCCTACAGTGGACGTGCTCTGATGTGTAACGAGACCACGCCATCCGGAGGTCAGGCCTGCTCCTGCCAGGACTGCCAAGAGTCGTGCCCGAGGATGCCGCCCCTTCCACTGCCGCCCGGCCCCTTCAGACTGTTGGGGACTGACGGATTCCTCGTGATTTCGATCATCTTACTCTGTCTCCTGCTGTACGCCTTCATTTTCTACCTCTTTGTGGCTTACTTTGTGAGGACTTGGAAAAGAAAGGAGGcagagaaaggaaaaggaaaaagcaaAGACCAGAACAGTAATGATGTGACTCAGCAGGTCATTGATCCGTCAGAGGTGACCTGTGTGGACAGGAACAGCCTGGCTGCTCAGGCTTTCCTAAGCTCAGAGTTTCGCCATTGGGGAACCCTGATGGCCACTTATCCTCTCACG GTGCTCCTGCTGTCGGCTGTCGTCGTGGCCGTTTTCTCTGCCGGCCTCAAGTCCATCGAGCTCACCACTGACCCGGTCGAGCTGTGGTCCTCTCCAAACAGCCGCGCCCGCCAGGAGAAAGACTTCCACGACACACACTTTGACCCTTTCTTCAGGACTAACCAGCTGATCTTGACGGCGCCGGACAGGAAAGGCCACATTTACGACTCTTTGCTCTTTGGGCTGCAGAACTTCAGTGGGCTTGTCTCCAAAGATCTGATCATTGAGCTCCTGCAGCTCCAGACACAAATCCAG AACATTGAGTTCTGGTCAGAGGATCTGAACCGCACAGCGAGTCTGAAGGACGTGTGTTTCGCGCCACTGAACCCATCCAACCCCAGCCTGACGGACTGCGCAGTCAACAGCCTGCCGCAGTACTTCCAGAACAGTCTGAAAAACATTGACGCGAAGGTGAACATGACAGAGCTGGGAGTGACCAAGGAGGTGGACTGGAGGGACCACGTCATCTACTGCCTCAA CTCTCCCCTGTCCTTCCAAGACATCACGGATTTACGTATGAGCTGCATGGCTGATTACGGAGCTCCGGTCTTCTCCTTTCTGGCTGTGGGAGGCTATGAGA ATGACGACTTCACCAACGCGGAGGCTTTCATCTTGACCTTCTCCCTCAACAACTACGCTCGCGACAAGCCCAAGTTCAAAGTGGCGATGCAGTGGGAGACAGAGTTTCTGAAAATTGTCCAGGCCTACCAGAAGAACCCAGCAGCCAAATTCACCTTTGCATACATGGCAGAG AGGTCTCTGGAGGATGAGATTAATCGGACAACAGCCGAAGACATCCCCATCTTCATGATTAGCTATGCTGTAATCTTTGTTTACATTTCCGTGGCACTGGGAGAGTACACTTCATGGAAACGCATACTG GTGGACTCCAAGTTTCTGGTGGGTCTGGGTGGGATAATGGTAGTCGGCTGTTCTGTCCTGGCCTCTATGGGCTTTTACTCCTGGATCGGCATCCCCTCCTCGCTGATCATTCTGCAGGTCGTGCCTTTCCTGGTGCTCGCTGTCGGCGCCGACAACATCTTCATCTTTGTTCTGGAGTACCAG AGAGATATGCGGAAGCACGgcgagacgagagaggagcagaTTGGTCGCGTCCTTGGAAACGTGGCTCCCAGCATGCTCCTGTGCAGTCTCTCCGAGACCATCTGCTTCTTTCTAG GGGCCTTGTCCACCATGCCAGCAGTGAAGACCTTCGCTCTGTACGCTGCTCTGGCCGTGCTCATGGACTTCCTGCTCCAGATGACCGCCTTTGTGGCGCTGCTGTCCCTGGACACCCGGCGCCAAGACAACAACCGCTGTGAACTGCTCTGCTGCGTCACAGTGTCCACCCAGCACCCCAACAAGCCCAACGAGGGCATTCTTCTGCCCCTCATGAGGAGATACTACGCCCCTGTTCTACTGCACCGTTACACCAGGATCATAGTG ATGGTGGttttcatcttcatgttctgtgGATCCGTATTTCTCATGTTTAATGTGACCGTGGGTTTGGATCAGGAGCTGGCTATGCCTCAG GGCTCTTATATGCTGGACTATTTCCAGTACCTGTACAAATACTTTGAAGTTGGAGTCCCTGTTTACTTTGTAACAAAGAAAGGCTTCAACTTCACCACCGTGGAGGGCATGAATGGAGTCTGCTCCAGCGTGGGCTGCGATCAGTTCTCTCTCACCCAGAAGATCCAGTACGCCACCAACCACCCTGAATT ATCCTACTTGGCTATTCCTGCTAACTCCTGGGTGGATGATTTCATTGATTGGCTGAACCCTGGATCCAGATGTTGTCGTCTGTACAGCTTCGGACCAAATGCGGGAAATTTCTGTCCTGCAAGCGAAT CCGCTCCTTTCCTCTGTACCACAAAGTGTGTAGATGCTCCTCCAGATGGTGTCCTCAGGCCCACGGTGGAAGATTTCAACCGCTTCCTCCCCAACTTCCTGGGTAACAGGCCTGGCCTGAAGTGCCCCAAAGG TGGCCTTGGAGCCTATAACAAAGCGGTGGTGACGGATCAGAGTGGAGAAATTATAG CCACTCGGTTCATGGCTTACCACACACCTTTAAGCAACTCTCAGGAGTTCACCGCTGCACTGCTGAAGGCCAGAGAGCTGGCCCACAACATCACAATGGGCATGAGGCAAATACCAGGCACCTCCCCTGACTTTGAAGTATTTCCTTACAC GGTGACCAATGTGTTTTATGAGCAGTACCTGACTATTGTGCCGGAGGGactcttcatcatctccttgTGTCTAATGCCGACCTTCGTCGTGTGCTGTCTGCTGCTGGGTTTGGATCTGCGCTCTGGTCTGCTCAACCTGTTCACCATAATCATGATCACCGTGGACACCGTTGGTGTCATGACACTGTGGGGCATAGATTACAACGCAGTGGCCCTTATCAATCTGGTCACG GCGGTGGGAATCTCcgtggagtttgtgtctcataTAACGAGATCTTTTGCACTCTGCACCAAGACCACACATGTAGAACGAGCTATGGAGGCTACAGCCAACATGGGCAGTGCG GTGATTGCTGGTGTTGCCATGACCAACCTGCCAGGCATCCTTGTGCTGGCTTTCGCCAAAGCACAACTCATTCAGATCTTCTTCTTCCGATTAAACCTGGTCATTACACTTTTGGGGATGGCTCATGGACTCGTATTCCTCCCTGTACTGCTCAGCTACTTTG GTCCTGGTGTGAATAAAGCGCTGTTGCTGCAGCTCCAGCAGGAGAAAGCGAAGGCCAACCGGGAGCTGGAGCTGAGACACAATATGAGACAAATATATGATAACTTAGGCTATGAAAGCAATGAGCTAAAACTGGACTCGGACTCAAACTCCACAAAGGCCCCCACAGATACCTGCATACCTGCCCAAATGATGGAGAACcaacaggaggagggagaggagagaatcgACCGTTTCTGA